The segment ATTTGATACATGAAAATATCTTTACATGGACATGCCAGAATATCTTACAGGCAGGAAGTAACATTGATCACAGCAATAAAGTGAAAATGAGTCTTCCCAGTTCTAACATAAAGCTAGAAGCTTGTATCAAATCCATCACAGATCAATTACCTAGTGAGATAGTATATGACAAGGAAAATGCCATCACAGATCGATTACCTAGTGAGATAGTATATGACAAGGAAAATGACAACAAATGATGCCACAAGTGTAAACATTCTCCGGCTTGACTTGGTCTCAAATAcctaaaatgtaaaataagctcatcagAACAGCCATGAAGCAACAGGTGTTTATCCTAACATAAATTGACCATATTGAAAAGACCacaaaggagaagaaaaaatgataaactGTAGAGAGATTGGTATTTATTGGAATAGGaagatgttatttattttaattaccgTCTTGAAACGATCCATGGTTCCAGACAAGACTCCCCTTGATGAATCCATATCGTTGCCCTGAAGGAAAGAATGTCAAATCATACACAGAGAAAGAGCGAGActagaaatagaaaaatcaaagtGAAGATGGACCTACAAATGCCACACACATACCATTCTGTCCAGCATTCGATTATGACTTTCCACCTCTTCATTTATATCACCTGACAACTGAAAGTAACACGCATTAAAATCGAATGTCTGTTTCTCAAAA is part of the Quercus robur chromosome 9, dhQueRobu3.1, whole genome shotgun sequence genome and harbors:
- the LOC126698366 gene encoding bet1-like SNARE 1-1, encoding MNARRDYRNNKAALFDGIEEGGIRASSSYSSHEIDEHDNERAVDGLQDRVILLKRLSGDINEEVESHNRMLDRMGNDMDSSRGVLSGTMDRFKTVFETKSSRRMFTLVASFVVIFLVIYYLTR